A region of the Chryseobacterium cucumeris genome:
AGAACCCTATTCATTTCTGATTCCTTACACCAGACAGCAAATAGCAACCTTAACCGGCCTTCGGGTAGAGACGGTGATCCGCTATGTTAAGAAAATGGAAGAGCTGGCAATGGTTAAAATTGAAAATGCTAAAATTTATTATTAGCTTTCAATTTTCTTGTTATTTTAAAATTAAAACAGGCTGAGAGGTGTTCTGATAAATTCCTTCGGAAATACTTCTGCTTGCCAGATAATACAAGAAGCTGTGCTTACCGGGTAGTGCTATAATAAGGTCTGCCTTATCTGATACAGCAAAGTCCAGTATACCTTTAATAATATTTTCATCATGAGAATAATGAATACTGCTCGGAATTTCCGTTAAATGCTCACGAATGTAATCCTCCAGTTCTCTTTTTTGCGTTTCGTCCTCTTTTTCACTGGTGTTGATATTGAGAAATGAAAGACGGACATCTTGCTTATGAATAACAGATTTGTGGTGAAACAGTCTTTCTAACCTTTTAATACCTCTTATATCACAAGGAATAAATATATTCTTAATAGGTGAATAATGGTAGCTGTTGGGAACAATTAATGTTTTCACAGGACTTGTTCTGGCAATACTTATAATATTCTCAGAAACAAAACTTTCAGTAGAAGAGGTCTGGTCATCACTTCCCAGGATAATCAGTTCCACAGAAGGCTGGTTTTTTAAAAGCTCATTAATACTTCTGGTGAGTGCCCAATCGCTCAATACCCTGGAAACTTTTACTTCAGGCGACTTTTCAGCGATGATATCCGTTAACTGATCGAATAGCAATTCTGTCCTTTGCAGCAGGTTGTTGATACTTTCTTCATTGACAAATGAATGCCCTTCTGCGATATGCAGGTAGTCAAATTCAGATTCTCCTGCAGTTTTTAACAGGATAATATTTTGATATTCGTAGGTTTTTGCCCAGTCTGCGGCAACTCTTACTGCATTTTCCGTAGTTGATGTAAAATCAACAGGTACAAGAATTGTTCTCATATTGTATCATGTTTTAGTGCTTATTCTTCCAGGTTAGCTGTCATTTTTTTTACCAAAAGCAGCGCTTTGCTGATCTCTTTTTCTTCTATATCACCAGCTGCCTTTTTATAAAGATCCAGGGCCCATGGATAAACGGTTTCTACAATCTGTTTGCCTTTCGGAGTTAAAAAGATCTGTTTGTTTCTCCTGTCTTTTTTATCAGCTATCCGTTCAACAAGATCCTTTTTCACGAGGCTGTTGATGAGATAGGTGATACTTGACTTGTCTTTGCTTACTTTATTTCCAATTTCCTGCTGGTTGATGCCGTTATGTCTTGAAAGCAAACCAAGAATTTCAATCAGTTCAAAAGAAAGATCCGGATCATAAATAGTAATGATAGTCTGGATCTTCTGGCGGAGACGGCTTTTCATTTCACTCATTGCCAGGCCAAGCTCCAGAGCCAGCTCTGATAGATTATTCTGTTTTACAGGCATACTTTTATATTAATGATGAAACAGGATAAGAAGCATTTTTCCGATGGATTTTATAGCATGACTTATCATAACAAATATACAAAAAATTAGTTTTAATTAAAACTAATTTTGATGAAATAACAGACGGCGAAAATTATCCTGAAATTATAAAATAAAAGCAGAGACTAATTCTCTGCTTTTTCTTTTTTAACGGCTTGGTGCATGATAAGAATGATCCCCAAAAGGAAACATGCAATGATCAGATAGCGCCAGGAAAGACCTTTTTGATCTGTTACCGTTCCGCTTACAGAGATGATAAAACTTGTTACAGAAGTGATTACATACACCAGTCCACCCATCAGTCCGCCGGCTGTACCTGCATTTTTCGGAAAGTAAAGCATACTTGTCGTAAAAAAGGAGGTGAATAAAATTCCGGAACAGATATGAATGAAAAAGGCAAAAGGAATCATAATGAACAGGCTTTCTGCAAAATAACTGGTGGTGATCAGGCCTGCGATAAGGATCAGCTGAAGTAAGATGGGCTGTAAAATTCTGGGCTTAAAATCCAGAGTCAGTCTGCGTTTGCCTATAAAACCTCCAATCATCCATGAAAATCCTAAGATCAGTGTACAATATCCAATCACTACCGGCGTAAAATGAAAAGTATTTTCTATAATAAATGGCCCGGTAATATTAAATAACATCACGATAGAGTAGCTCAAACCTAAAATGAAAATCCCCAACATGAAAATCCTGTTTTTAAGCATCATCTTATAAAGGCTGATGTTCTCTGAAAGATCCAGTTTCTTTTTCTGCGGAAGGCTCTCCCCGCTAAAAAACCACTCAAAAAGGAACAGAAATCCGGCATATGCTGCCAGAAAATAGAAATTAGCATGCCAGTTGAAGATTTTCTCAAGATATCCTCCAAGGAAAGGGGCCAGAATAGGACCGCAGGACCATACAATAGTAAAGTAGCTCAGATAATGTTTTACCTTTTCCGCATCATAAATATCTACAAAAATAGCACGCGTAGCTACAACGAGTACTGAAACTGCAGCTCCCTGAAGAATACGAAGCAGACAGATCAGTAGAATACTGTTGGTCATCGTAATTAAAATACTGGTCAGTATCAATAGGAACAAGGCTATCAATTTGGGACGATAACGGCCGATGCTGTCCAGAATTCCTCCTACAAATAATTGGGAAATCCCGTAGCTCAACAGATATGATGTCAGGGTAATCTGAATATCTTTTTCCGAAACCATCATTTCTTTGGCCATAGAAGGGAATGATGGTAAATAAATGTCCGTGACAAACCCGGAAAGCGGGATAGACACGAAAGCCATAATGGTAATTAATCTGATTCGTTGTTCAGATGCTTCTCTCAACATATTCATTCATTTTTTACATTGCAAAAATAAGTCAAGAAATACAAAACCGGATTTTAAAAGACAAAGTAAAAATTACAAAAATCAAATATTATGACAGGTTCTTAAATTTTAAGGGTGAAGTCTGCGCATGCTTTTTAAAGAAATTATTAAAATGGGCAGGCTGATCAAATCCTAAAGTGTAACCGATCTGTGCAATATCCCAATTCGTATACTTCAGCAGGTTTTTAGACTCTTCAAACATCTTTTCTTTAATGATCTGTGTGGTCGTAAGGTTGGTTACAGATTTCACGGAAGAATTCAGATGATTGACATGCACATTCAGGTGCGCAGCAAAATCGGAAGGTGTTTTTAAGGCCAGCGGATAGGCAGGAGAGTCCAGCGGAAACTGTTTGTTGAGGAGTTCATCAAATAACTTATACAAACGTACATTTGCGGGAAGCTCATTAGGATTGATATCTTCCACACGGTTTTCCAGCGCCAGATGCATTACAGAAGCAAGATTGCTTTTGATACTGCTGCAGCGGAAAGGATAGGAAGAATTATTCATTCTGTAAATCTGATCAAAATAAAGCATTGTCAGCTGGGCCTGTTCTTCTGTCAGAAAAACAACCGGCTTACTCCATTCCTTGAACATTGACGTTTTTTTAAACAGATTGAATTCAGAATTCCCATTAAAAAATTCCTGATTGAATAAACAAAAATATCCTTCCTGTACATCGCTTTCACACTCCCATGAATACGGAATGCTTGGAGAAGGAAAAAATAGGGCAGGACCATCTATATACAGCTGATGAGTACCATAATGAATGGTGCCCTTTCCAATAATAAAGCTTATTTTATAATAATCACGACGGTTGTAAGGGCTTTTAAAACTACAGTATTTCCGCATAGAAATATTGAAGTGAGATTTTCCCATTTCAAAATCCTCAGAATCAAACATTTTAATCTGGTTTTTACGGATACGTCTGTAATAATCCTCTATTGTTTCCAGCTGATCACTCATAGGTAAAAATTATAAAAATCAAAGATAAGTAAACTGTTGTCTACTTAAGATCATTTTAAATGAGATAATAGAAATTAAAATGATAGTCTTCCTCAATAGTTGTGGAATTAAAAAAATGATTGATTACTATTATATAGGCAAATATCTATGGAATCTATGGTTAAAGCAACTGGATTAACCTTTATTAATCTCCAGCTCCAAAATATGAGAAGGCAGTTGAAAAGGTCCGGCTTTTGAACTGCTCACAGCGATAAAACCGGATTCTTTTAAAAAGTCTGCAAGCGGATCATGATCCAGGATATTGATCCATATAATATCCGTAAAGCTCACTGCTGACCTGCATTTTTTCCAGAGAGACTGTCTTGCTTCAGGAAGATCAAACTCTGAAAGAATTACAAAACTGATTTCTGTAGCCCTTTTTCCGTCAGAAATTCCCGGATGTACCGAACCGCTTTTTATAATGCTGAATCCGATGGGTTTCTGATCTGCATACATCATGATCAGTTGGTTGGAAAGATCGTTCAGGTCATTGATCATCTTTCTCGGGTCTATTTCGTTGTGAATATATCTTTTGATTTCTTCTTCAGTAACAAATTCTTTGTGCAATGCATAAACGGAAGAATCAATGATGGCTATAAGATCAGAAATTCCCTCTTCAGAACCTACTGTAAATTTTGAAATGATATCCATGGGATTTTTTTTTATTCAAAATTATAAGATTAATCCATTCAAAAAGGATACAGTTCGTTAAAATATCATCGGTACAGACATTATTTGTTTAAAATTGTCCTATATCATTAAAATTTTAGTATAAAATACTGGTAGAAATACAAAATAACTGGATTTTTAAAACAACGTAATCAAATACGTATAAATTGAGGAAAATAAATGATTTACAGATAAAATTTTTAAGAAGATTTCTCTATATGTTTCTTTGGTTCTTGTTGATTTTGAATAGTTTATTTAAATATTCACTGATGCGCTATGTGACACCGAATAACATGGCTTATTTTCTACAATAATTTGATTTTATTTTAAAATTTAAATTGAATTTCAGAAAGACTCAGAAAAAATGAGTAAATCCACTATTTTTTTTCTACACAATTAGGCTGGAATCGCCATAAAACCTATATTTGCAGCCTAAATTTTTAAATAAATGAAAGAACTAATTGAAAAAATCAACGCAGAATTTGAAGCGTTCACAACTGAGGCAAACCAACAAGCGGAAAAAGGAAACAAAGCAGCTGGTACAAGAGCTCGTAAAGCAGCTTTAGAACTAAGCAAATTGTTCAAAGAATTCAGAAAAGTTTCTGTAGAAGAAGCTAAGAAATAATTCGCCTTTAGCCGGCTTTTGAAGCCGGTTTTTTTATGTGCTGATGTCAATGGTGTTGTCTTTGAAATAACTTATTCCCGCCGAAAGTGAATGTCCTCTTCTAAAAATCCCAAAGACTGTTGTATTGATGGTTTTTTGTAGATTACAGTTATTGGTGAATTTTTGTTATTGTTTTTGAATAAAATATTGATAAAAATAATTGAAAAGCCTCTTTTTTAGGCTTGATTTTTTCACCATCTCCCTGATTTCTTTTATCTTTAAACCAATCAATATATATTATGAGGATAAATAGATTTTTTGCAGTGCCTGCAGTAGTGCTGGCTGCCCAGTTTTCATGGGCTCAGATAAAGGTTGATCCAAAAGAAAAGCTTAACCCTATCGTAAAAAGTTTTGTAGATGAAGTCAATAATAATTCTCAACTGGAAAACCTGGCGTCTGAACTGTTGGATGGCATCGGGCCCCGTCTTGTGGGAACTCCCGAAATGCTGGCAGCAAATGAATGGAGTGTCAATAAACTTCGCTCCTGGGGAGTAGATGCCAATCTTCAGCAATTCGGAACATGGAAAGGATGGCAGAGAGGAACGACTCATGTTGATATGACCTATCCACGCATAAAATCTCTTTCAGCAACTCAGCTGGCGTGGAGTCCGGCTACAAAAAAAGCCATTGAAGCGGAAGTGATCATTCTTCCGAAAGTGTCTTCTAAAGCTGAATTTGATCAATGGCTTCCTTCAGTGAAAGGAAAAATTGTGCTGATGGCACAATACCAGAAAATAGGACGCTCTGATGAACAGATCAAAGAATTTGCAACCCCCGAATTGTATGAAAAACTTAAAGCGGAAAAAGATCAGGCTGCTAAAGATTTTGCAGCTTATATAAAGAATATCGGCTATGATAATAACAGCCTTCCGGAAGCATTGGAAAAAGCAGGAGCGGCAGGTATTGCCATTTCAAACTGGACAGGTATTATGGGGGCTAACAGAATATTCGGCGCAAAAACTACCAAAATTCCTATGGTCGATATCGATTTGGAAGACTATGGAATGCTTTACAGAATGGCAGAAAAAGGAACTCGGCCTAAAATTAAAATTGATGCCCAGTCAAAAATACTTCCAGAAGCCAAAAGCTTTAATACGATCGGAATGATCAAAGGCAAAGAAAAACCTGATGAATACGTGATTCTTTCTGCTCACCTTGACTCATGGGACGGAGCACAGGGAGCTACAGATAATGGTACCGGTACGATTACCATGCTGGAAGCCATGAGAATTCTGAAAAAATATTATCCTGATAACAAGAGAACTATTATCATCGGACTTTGGGGTAGTGAAGAGCAGGGATTAAACGGTTCAAGAGGTTTTGTTGCTGATAATCCTCAGATAATTAAAGGGGTACAGGCAGCCTTTAATCAGGATAACGGAACGGGGCGAGTGGTTAACATCAGTGGACAAGGATTTGTAAAAGCTTATGATTATGTAGGAAGATGGCTTGATGGCGTTCCAAAAGCCGTAAGAAGCCACATTAAGACAGATTTCCCAGGAATGCCTGGTGGTGGAGGTTCCGATCATGCTTCTTTCGTGGCAGCAGGAGTTCCCGGAATTTCTTTAGGTTCTCTGAACTGGGGATATTTTGGATATACATGGCATACTACGAAAGATACCTATGACAAGATCGTTTTTGATGAGGTGAAGAATAATGTGATTTTAACAGCGGCATTAGCTTATATGGCGTCTGAGGATCCTGAATTCAGTAACAGAGAAAAAAGAGTAATGCCTCAGGATGAAAAGGGAGAGGTGGTAAAATGGCCGGAAGTAAAAGAGCCCCGAAGAAGTTCTAAAGATTATAAGTAGTTCTTTATTTGAAAAACAATAAAGAAGACTAATTTTAAATCTCTGAATATTATACCATATTCTGGTATATTCTTTTTGCCGTTATTGCTTAAAACATGTATTGATAGTTATATATGTTTTAGTCAATAACGGCATTTGTTATTAAGAATTTTTCTAAAAACAGGAATATCTCTTACTATATAACCGGGACGTGGTAAGATTCTGTTATTTTTATCCGGATTACATCCTTTAAACAAGGCAGTAAAAGCACAGTAGGAGGGTATATAAATTTATTGAGGTTGTGAATTGATTAAATATTGAATAAATTTTTCCATTTTGCAACGGTATTACGACTCAATTTAAAATGCAGGGCCAGCTGCGTATTATTAAGATAATTCTTTTTCTGATATTCAAGGATTTTGTGTATCGTTTCTTCATTGTAGGAACGATGAGACTGATTTGCCTTGATGTCCTGGTTATAATTAAATATTATTCTGTTAATTTCTATTACATCAAACGCTGACAGATTTTTCTTCGATAAAATTTTTGCACACTCGTCCTTTTTCTCAGGATATTTCAGGTCGACAAGATCAAGGTAAATCTTTTTATAATCAGGCGTCATTGAGTGAGATTGTTTGTGATGATCCATTGGTAACATAATAATATAAATTTTCAATTTTATAGCTCTTTTTTGAGCGAACTGTATTTAATAAAAAAGAATACTAGAGTTCATAAATTAATTAAAGAGAGTGTCTCAACCAATTAAAAGAATGCTTTTAATATTTAAAATAATAAAGTAAAATTGTTTTTGAACTTTACAATAGTTTATTTCTTTAATGTCAGTTACAACTCTAGTACCTGGTCTTTATATCAACTAAAGGATTTGTGAGTTAATAGAAAGTATATAGTTTGTGTTTTTGTGCAAAAATATAGGTCTTGTTCTATACGCTGCAATATTTTGTATACATCATCTATACAGCTTTTTCTGAATGTCAAAAAATCCGAAAATTGCTTACAGATAACGGTTGGTTGTCTCTTACTATAAATCGGGAGTATTTGCTTGAAATAACGCACGTTTCGTCGTGCTGTATCTGTGATGTATGTGCCATTTAATGCATCCTAACGCTTATTTTATACTTTTACGGTGAAACAAAAAACCTTATGAAGAAAAAAAATGTATTAACCTTGCTCGTATTATTGTTGCTGGATATGTATTCCCAGAGCGGAATTGATACTCCGAATTCTAAAATTACTCTGGATGTACCAGGAAATTCAACGAAGCCAGCTATACGGGATGGTATCATTGCATCAAGAATTACCGCAGATCAGCTAAAAAATTATCCTTCCTTACAAGTTATAAAATAATACAATTGTAGAAACAGGACGTGTTCTTACCAGATCATCTTAATATCCTTTAAAGTTAATTAAGGTAATTCCCGAGCCCGGCTCTGTTTACTATATATGTTAAGTAATTACAATAGCTTTTAACACACAATAAATTGAAAAAAATGAAAAATTTCATCATGACTTTAGTAAGTACTCTCATAGTTTTTTCGTGTACTGTAAATGTTTCTCAAAAAGATATTCCCTATACATCAGCAAAGAAATACTTTGTTAAAAATACCTCCCATCAAAAAGATTTAACTGAAAAAATAATTACTTCACAGGAAGAATTTGATCAGATTTTTGGGGCTGCAACAACAATGGGCATGAGCGGGAAGCCAACACCTATTGATTTTTCAAAAGAAAATGTACTCGCTCTTATTTACCCTAAAACCAATCTGGAAGTGGAAATTATCCCTGTCAGCCTTCAGGAAAAAGATCAGGATATAGTATATTCTTATAAAGTGATCAAAGGAGGTCAGCGGAGTTTCATGACTATCCCCAATACCATTGTTATCATTCAAAAACTTGATTCAAAAAAAATAATTTTTCAGAAAGTACAAGAATAAGCAGAATTATCTGCTGATATCAAAGAAACAGCAATTGAATATACAATATGATCAGCGTGAGCATAAAAAGAATATTTCAATTTTTAATGATGGCGTTTGCCCATTTGTCTATTTTTACTGTCTTATATTCTCAAAATTATACTCCGGACCAAATAGACAGCGCATTAATAATTAAATCCGAGAAATTAAGAATAAGAGGTGAAAAAAAAGAATTAATTTCTTTCAATGAAAAATATATTATTATTTCCCAAAACCAGAATTATCTGAAAGGAGAGATTTTAGGTTATATCAATATTGCTAATATCTATGCAACCATAGGTGACTATAAAGAGTCTTTTTATTATCTTCAGAAAGCTGAAAGAAAAATCAAAAAAATTAATGATGTTTATTTATCTGCCAGGCTATATCACGAATATGGACAGATTAATTATGTTATTGGGTTATATACAAAAGCTTTGAAATATAATTCGCAATCTATTTACTATGGTAAGCTGATTTCCAATCCCAATGAAAAGGAAATATTATCAGGTATTTTTGCCAACAGGGCAGATTTATTACATGATATCCATCGGCATGATTCTTCACTGATTTATTTGCATAAAGCATTAAATATAAAATCGACTCCGGTAATTAATTCATCGATAGCAAATCATTATATGGTTTATAAGGAGAATACAGATTCGTCTTCATATTATTTGAATAATGCATTGAAACTGCTGCAGAAAATGGATTACTGGAATGCCCAAAGAGGGCAGACTTACTACTTGTATGGTAATTTTCTTAATAAAAAAAAGGAGTACAAAAAAGCGCTGTTGTACTATACAAAGTCTGTAGCCATTTTAGAAAGAACCAAAAGAGTTTGTAATATTCCTCTCCTGTACAAAAAGATAGCCGATACTTACCGGGTTTTAAATGACCTGGAGAGAGAAAGAGAATACCTTGAAAAATATACAAGGCTAAATGACAGTTTAAGCAGGGTTTGTAATGAAAGTGTCAATATTTCTATTGATGACATGATGAAGGAAAAAGAATCAGCAAATATTTCAAAGGAGAATATATTTTTTGTTTATAATAGTGTAGTTTTTAGTCTTATTGTTATTCTCATTTTAGCCTTCATCCATTGTCAACAGAATAAAGACATCATAAAACAAAAAGAATTTGAAACAGATGTTTTAAAGGAGAAACTTAATAATTCCTACGATTGTATTATTGAGCTTGCTAAAAAAAATGACCCTGTTTTTCTCAACAAATTTCAGGAAGCACAGCCGGACTTTATAAAAGAATTACTTGCAATCAATTCTAATTTGTCAAAATCTGATTTAGCTTTTTGTGCAATGATATGGTTGGGGTTTACGTCAAAAGAAATCGCACAATATACCTTTGTGGAACATCGGTCTGTCCAGAATAAAAAGCACAGACTCAGGAAAAAATTGAATATTTCTTCAGATGTTGATCTGTATTTTTTCTTTAAAAATCTTTCTGATGACAGCTGAGAATAGTAAATCGGGATAGATATATTGTTTTTTTTTAAGATATAGAAGTGTTGATTTTTAGAGTTTTATATATGTTGTTGTTGGATGTTGTATCTATGATGTATGTGGTCGTATGCTGTAAAAGTGGTATTGTGTTATAGTTTTGCATACAATTTAAAATACAATATTCATTATGAAAAAGAAAGCCATACTTATTACCAGTATCTTTGTTTCCTTATTTTATTATTCCCAAGTTGGAATTAATACCTCTACTCCTATGAAGTCCCTGCATGTTAACGGATCTTTACAGGTTGTCAATGAACTGAATGTGGGAGGGACTGCTTCTACCGCAGGTTCGGCAGGAACTGCAGGGCAGGTTCTTAAGTCTAATGGACCGGGTAATGCTCCTACCTGGGAGTCTATTGCAGGTGTTCCAAGTTCTACAGGAACTGTGATCGTGGTAAATGGACAATTTCTGGTGGCCCAGGAAATTATTGTACAAATGACTAATGATTTCACGGTTACAGCTGGTTCCAACGGTGGTGTTCCGGTTGCTATAGGAAGTTTAAATAATGAAATTGTAGATAATGAAAATCTGTATACGGGTTCACCATCCACTAATTCATTTAAAGTATCAGCTGATGGTGTATATCAGGTAACAATGAACGGACAGTTATCTACAACTAATGATAGTAATAATCAACCTACGGTTCCAGTATTAGGCATATGGGATGATACAATTAGTGGCTGGGTGGCGCGTGTTAATGATGTTTATTGGGCAGGATCATCAACTTCACCCGGAGGTGAGCCAAAGCAAACCTATACTCTCATTACTTCAATTCCTATGTTAGCTTCTCATACCTATTCTTTCAGACTGTATAATACAGAGGATGTAACTATCAGGTATTTAAGCTCAGGTGCTACAGGATCTGGCCCTGTTACTCAAATGTCCGTAAAACGATTAAAGTAGAGTACACTTTTATCTTAATTTCTACATTTTACTAAAAAACAGACTAAAATTAGCCTGTTTTTTTATTTTTCATTCGTTGCTTTTTTTGACAATTCATTACACGAGCATAAAATGATAGATTTAATTTATCTTTGATAAATTGACATTAAAGTGATATTATAACTATGCAAAAATAAAGTGGAAGTGTCTACTTATTTTTATCCGTATACTTTGCTATCCACTTATATAGTGTAGTTTTTGGGATTTTATAATCATTTATTATTTCCAGCTTTGTTTTTTTTCCTGTTTCAATCTGCTCAAGAATAAATTCTATTATTTCCTTGGTGTAGATGTTTTTCCTGAACGCAGGCAGAGAAGATGTTTTTTTATCGGAAGTTTTATGGGAAGCTACCTTTTTGGGAGGAGAAAAGAGTATAAGATGCTGTGAGTATGCCCGGAAAAAATCATACTCCAGCAGCTTGCTCCATCTCAATAATTTATCAGTTGTCAGGTCTTGTTCAAGGAACATTTGTTCAATTTCAGATTCAGTACATTTCATGAAACTGCATGCTCTCTGCATGTCCAGTGCTTCTTCCTGAAACTTAGCTTTAATAGTACTGCCAATATGTATTTTTTTAAAATTCAAAATAAACGGTATTATATAATTAAAATTTTTTTTCGCAAAAAATAATTAAGTCTTAGGACTTATTTTCGTTGGGCTGATGACAAAAATGGGTCTGAATTAAAATGAATATCTTCATTAATATTCTATACAGGTGATATTAATTCCTACCTGAGAAGAAAAAATAATAGGTAAACCTATTTTTATCATTTGTTCAAATTTAGCATTCATTATTTTTTTTTAATCAAATAGCTGTACATCAGAGATACATCAATTTTTATGGTGTAGGATCAAAAAACTCCCGTAAAACGGGAGTAGCAACTTTGATCAGTATTATAGAATTCTATAAAAATGAAAACTGATTTTGTTATTAAATATTGAGAACTGAAAGTTTTACAACAGATGTTTTTGTTTGTGTAAAAACTTTAGTTAAATCCTCAATTCAATATTTCTTTTGTGCTTTATATCAGATTATATTAATAAATTTTACTGTTACAAAGTTAAATCTGGCATATGATTAAAGCAAAATTTTATATACATCAAAAGTACATCAATTTACAGTTTGCTGCTATAATAGCATCCGGGGCATGAAAATCTAATGCAAAAATGGAATTTTATCAATTGATTATACTACCTCAATAAATTATTGATATAAATTAATTTCCTGATGATTTCAAATTTATTAAAATTGATTGTTTATGCGTTTCAATTAATCAATATATAGTGAATATAATAATGATATGTTTTTAAATTTAACTAAAATTAGCAAAAAATTTGTAACTATATATTTTTTTTATTTAATTTTATGGAAACTAAATTATGCGTTATAATTTGGTTGAAAAAGTTATTATTAATATCTTGTTAAGTAGTTTTTGTGGTAGAGTCTGATCTTGCTCTTTCACTTTAGAAACTAATTATTATTAAATTTACTATGCAAACATTAAAGCTGAGCCAATTTTCGAAAGTATTGCTAAGCGCGCTGATATATTTTTTGTTTTCTAACTTATTCTATTCTCAGACATACACCCCTCAATATATAGATAGTATGTTGATAAAAGTAAATGAGAATTTAAGAGTAAGTGGCAGAAAGAAAGAATTAATTGATCTTAATACGAAATTTTACAATATCAGTAAAAAACAGGATTATAAAAAAGGAGTGGTCATTTCATACATTAATTTGGGGAATATGTATGCTACCGTCGGGATGTATGAAAAAGCCTTCAAATACCTTCAGTTGGCTGAAGAAGACCTTGAAGGGATGGAAGATTACTACCTGTATACAAGACTATATCAGGAGTATGGCCAGGCTAATTTTGTAATAGGTCTTTATAAAAAAGCCATTAAGTATAATTCCAGGTCAGTTTATTATGGTAAACAAATAAAGGATAAGCATGATCGGGAGATTTTATCTGTTGTTTATGCAAACAGAGCCGACTTTTTAA
Encoded here:
- a CDS encoding tetratricopeptide repeat protein, whose product is MMAFAHLSIFTVLYSQNYTPDQIDSALIIKSEKLRIRGEKKELISFNEKYIIISQNQNYLKGEILGYINIANIYATIGDYKESFYYLQKAERKIKKINDVYLSARLYHEYGQINYVIGLYTKALKYNSQSIYYGKLISNPNEKEILSGIFANRADLLHDIHRHDSSLIYLHKALNIKSTPVINSSIANHYMVYKENTDSSSYYLNNALKLLQKMDYWNAQRGQTYYLYGNFLNKKKEYKKALLYYTKSVAILERTKRVCNIPLLYKKIADTYRVLNDLEREREYLEKYTRLNDSLSRVCNESVNISIDDMMKEKESANISKENIFFVYNSVVFSLIVILILAFIHCQQNKDIIKQKEFETDVLKEKLNNSYDCIIELAKKNDPVFLNKFQEAQPDFIKELLAINSNLSKSDLAFCAMIWLGFTSKEIAQYTFVEHRSVQNKKHRLRKKLNISSDVDLYFFFKNLSDDS
- a CDS encoding transposase — protein: MNFKKIHIGSTIKAKFQEEALDMQRACSFMKCTESEIEQMFLEQDLTTDKLLRWSKLLEYDFFRAYSQHLILFSPPKKVASHKTSDKKTSSLPAFRKNIYTKEIIEFILEQIETGKKTKLEIINDYKIPKTTLYKWIAKYTDKNK